The proteins below come from a single Mustela nigripes isolate SB6536 chromosome 14, MUSNIG.SB6536, whole genome shotgun sequence genomic window:
- the ZRANB2 gene encoding zinc finger Ran-binding domain-containing protein 2 isoform X1 — MSTKNFRVSDGDWICPDKKCGNVNFARRTSCNRCGREKTTEAKMMKAGGTEIGKTLAEKSRGLFSANDWQCKTCSNVNWARRSECNMCNTPKYAKLEERTGYGGGFNERENVEYIEREESDGEYDEFGRKKKKYRGKAVGPASILKEVEDKESEGEEEDEDEDLSKYKLDEDEDEDDADLSKYNLDASEEEDSNKKKSNRRSRSKSRSSHSRSSSRSSSPSSSRSRSRSRSRSSSSSQSRSRSSSRERSRSRGSKSRSSSRSHRGSSSPRKRSYSSSSSSPERNRKRSRSRSSSSGDRKKRRTRSRSPERHHRSSSGSSHSGSRSSSKKK; from the exons ATGTCGACCAAGAATTTCCGAGTCAGTGACGGTGACTGGATTTGCCCTGACAAAAA atgtggAAATGTAAACTTTGCCAGAAGAACCAGCTGTAATAGATGTGGTCGAG aaaaaacaacTGAGGCTAAGATGATGAAAGCTGGGGGTACTGAAATAGGGAAGACACTCGCAGAAAAGAGCCGAGGCCTTTTTAGTGCTAATGACTGGCAGTGCAAAAC atGCAGTAATGTGAATTGGGCCAGAAGATCAGAGTGTAACATGTGTAATACTCCAAAGTATGCTAAATTAGAAGAAAGAACAG GCTATGGCGGTGgttttaatgaaagagaaaatgttgaATATATAGAAAGAGAAGAATCTGATGGTGAATATGATGAG TTCGGacgtaaaaagaaaaaatacagagggAAGGCAGTTGGTCCTGCATCTATTTTAAAGGAAGTTGAAGATAAAGAAtctgagggagaagaagaggatgAGGATGAAGATCTTTCTAAATACAAATTAGATGAG GATGAGGATGAAGATGATGCTGATCTCTCAAAATATAATCTTGATGCCAGTGAAGAAGAAgatagtaataaaaagaaatctaatagACGAAGTCGCTCAAAGTCTCGATCTTCACATTCACGTTCTTCATCACGCTCATCCTCCCCCTCAAGTTCAAGGTCTAGGTCCAG GTCCCGTTCAAGAAGTTCTTCCAGTTCGCAGTCAAGATCTCGTTCCAGTTCCAGAGAACGTTCGAGATCTCGTGGGTCGAAATCAAG ATCCAGCTCCAGGTCCCACAGGGGCTCTTCTTCCCCACGAAAAAGATCTTATTCAAGTTCATCATCATCTCCtgagaggaacagaaagagaagtcGTTCTAGATCTTCTTCATCTGGTGATCGCAAAAAAAGACGAACAAGATCACGGTCACCCGAAAG GCACCACAGGTCATCATCTGGATCATCCCATTCTGGTTCCCGTTcaagttcaaaaaagaaataa
- the ZRANB2 gene encoding zinc finger Ran-binding domain-containing protein 2 isoform X2 — MSTKNFRVSDGDWICPDKKCGNVNFARRTSCNRCGREKTTEAKMMKAGGTEIGKTLAEKSRGLFSANDWQCKTCSNVNWARRSECNMCNTPKYAKLEERTGYGGGFNERENVEYIEREESDGEYDEFGRKKKKYRGKAVGPASILKEVEDKESEGEEEDEDEDLSKYKLDEDEDEDDADLSKYNLDASEEEDSNKKKSNRRSRSKSRSSHSRSSSRSSSPSSSRSRSRSRSRSSSSSQSRSRSSSRERSRSRGSKSRSSSRSHRGSSSPRKRSYSSSSSSPERNRKRSRSRSSSSGDRKKRRTRSRSPESQVIGENTKQP; from the exons ATGTCGACCAAGAATTTCCGAGTCAGTGACGGTGACTGGATTTGCCCTGACAAAAA atgtggAAATGTAAACTTTGCCAGAAGAACCAGCTGTAATAGATGTGGTCGAG aaaaaacaacTGAGGCTAAGATGATGAAAGCTGGGGGTACTGAAATAGGGAAGACACTCGCAGAAAAGAGCCGAGGCCTTTTTAGTGCTAATGACTGGCAGTGCAAAAC atGCAGTAATGTGAATTGGGCCAGAAGATCAGAGTGTAACATGTGTAATACTCCAAAGTATGCTAAATTAGAAGAAAGAACAG GCTATGGCGGTGgttttaatgaaagagaaaatgttgaATATATAGAAAGAGAAGAATCTGATGGTGAATATGATGAG TTCGGacgtaaaaagaaaaaatacagagggAAGGCAGTTGGTCCTGCATCTATTTTAAAGGAAGTTGAAGATAAAGAAtctgagggagaagaagaggatgAGGATGAAGATCTTTCTAAATACAAATTAGATGAG GATGAGGATGAAGATGATGCTGATCTCTCAAAATATAATCTTGATGCCAGTGAAGAAGAAgatagtaataaaaagaaatctaatagACGAAGTCGCTCAAAGTCTCGATCTTCACATTCACGTTCTTCATCACGCTCATCCTCCCCCTCAAGTTCAAGGTCTAGGTCCAG GTCCCGTTCAAGAAGTTCTTCCAGTTCGCAGTCAAGATCTCGTTCCAGTTCCAGAGAACGTTCGAGATCTCGTGGGTCGAAATCAAG ATCCAGCTCCAGGTCCCACAGGGGCTCTTCTTCCCCACGAAAAAGATCTTATTCAAGTTCATCATCATCTCCtgagaggaacagaaagagaagtcGTTCTAGATCTTCTTCATCTGGTGATCGCAAAAAAAGACGAACAAGATCACGGTCACCCGAAAG CCAGGTGATTGGTGAAAACACTAAACAACCCTGA